In Sphingomonas sp. LR60, the following are encoded in one genomic region:
- a CDS encoding putative signal transducing protein yields the protein MALVELGRYDRNLANILVARLESDGIPALAFDGGASIADGSWLLIPVRVMVDEDDLVAAQAIAGAA from the coding sequence ATGGCGCTGGTCGAACTCGGCCGGTACGACCGGAACCTCGCCAACATCCTCGTGGCGCGGCTCGAATCCGACGGTATCCCCGCGCTCGCCTTCGACGGCGGGGCCAGTATCGCCGATGGAAGCTGGCTGCTGATCCCGGTGCGCGTCATGGTTGACGAGGATGATCTTGTCGCCGCGCAAGCGATCGCCGGGGCTGCCTGA
- a CDS encoding pyridoxamine 5'-phosphate oxidase family protein, whose product MAKFFPALTAEHRAFVAKQPVFFVATAAADARVNLSPKGMDSFRILDDTTVAYLDVAGSGNETNAHLLADGRITIMFCAFDNPALIFRIYGHGRPVLPQDDEWQELSAHFTLLPGTRQIFVIAIDEVQTSCGWGVPYMAFERERDTLNKYHASTDDATRFGKYAVRTHSIDGLPVRSPTQVPA is encoded by the coding sequence ATGGCCAAGTTCTTCCCCGCCCTCACCGCCGAGCATCGTGCGTTCGTCGCGAAGCAACCGGTGTTCTTCGTCGCGACCGCCGCGGCGGACGCGCGTGTCAATCTCAGCCCCAAGGGCATGGACAGTTTCCGCATCCTCGACGACACGACCGTCGCCTATCTCGATGTCGCCGGATCGGGGAACGAAACCAACGCGCATCTGCTCGCCGACGGGCGGATCACGATCATGTTCTGCGCCTTCGACAATCCCGCGCTCATCTTCCGCATCTATGGCCATGGTCGCCCGGTGCTGCCGCAGGATGACGAGTGGCAGGAGCTGTCGGCGCACTTCACGCTGTTGCCCGGCACGCGACAGATCTTCGTGATCGCGATCGACGAAGTGCAGACGTCATGTGGATGGGGCGTGCCGTATATGGCGTTCGAGCGCGAGCGCGACACGCTGAACAAATATCACGCAAGCACCGACGATGCGACGCGCTTCGGCAAATATGCGGTCCGTACCCACAGCATCGACGGCCTTCCGGTTCGCAGCCCGACGCAGGTGCCCGCCTGA
- the tldD gene encoding metalloprotease TldD — MTDPRSFLYRDTLDPATAQRVTADVLARADDGELFLQYRKAEAFGFDDGRLKTASYDTTAGFGLRAVSGEMTAFAHANELSEAAIRRAGETMALIDPSTATKAAAPTRTNHRLYTDADPLDLVPFADKVNLCQTIDAAARARDPRVAQVSVGLSGTWSVVEIVRPDGFVATDVRPLVRLNVSIVAEANGRRETGSFGVGGRYLYDRVMTPDMWNRAIDEALAQALVNLEAVDAPAGEMTVLLGNGWPGVLLHEAIGHGLEGDFNRKGTSAFSGRIGERVAAPGVTIVDDGSIADRRGSLTIDDEGTPTSETILIEDGILKGYMQDRLNARLMGVEPTGNGRRESFAHAPMPRMTNTFMKAGRDDPAELLSRVKKGIFAKSFGGGQVDIVSGKFTFSCTEAYRIEDGKLGAPIKGATLIGDGPSVLTKVLGVGHDFALDEGIGVCGKGGQSVPAGVGQPTLLIGGLTVGGTA, encoded by the coding sequence ATGACCGATCCCCGCTCCTTCCTGTACCGCGACACGCTCGACCCCGCGACCGCGCAGCGTGTCACCGCCGATGTGCTGGCACGCGCCGACGATGGCGAGCTGTTCCTGCAATATCGCAAGGCCGAGGCGTTCGGGTTCGACGACGGGCGGCTGAAGACCGCCAGTTACGACACCACCGCCGGCTTCGGTCTGCGCGCGGTGTCGGGCGAGATGACCGCCTTCGCGCACGCCAACGAGCTGAGCGAGGCCGCGATCCGCCGCGCGGGCGAGACGATGGCGTTGATCGACCCATCGACCGCGACCAAGGCCGCGGCGCCGACCCGGACCAACCACAGGCTCTATACCGATGCCGACCCGCTCGATCTCGTGCCGTTCGCCGACAAGGTGAACCTCTGCCAGACGATCGACGCCGCCGCGCGGGCGCGCGATCCGCGCGTCGCCCAGGTGTCGGTCGGGCTGTCGGGGACGTGGAGCGTGGTCGAGATCGTCCGCCCGGACGGCTTCGTCGCCACCGACGTGCGGCCATTGGTGCGGCTCAACGTCTCGATCGTCGCCGAAGCGAACGGACGGCGCGAGACCGGATCGTTCGGCGTCGGCGGCCGCTACCTCTACGACCGCGTGATGACGCCCGACATGTGGAACCGCGCGATCGACGAGGCGCTGGCGCAGGCACTGGTCAATCTCGAGGCGGTCGATGCGCCCGCGGGCGAGATGACGGTATTGCTCGGCAACGGCTGGCCCGGCGTGCTGCTCCACGAGGCGATCGGGCACGGGCTGGAAGGCGACTTCAACCGCAAGGGCACTTCGGCCTTCTCGGGACGGATCGGCGAGCGCGTCGCGGCGCCGGGCGTGACGATCGTCGATGATGGCAGCATCGCCGACCGGCGCGGCTCGCTGACCATCGATGACGAGGGCACGCCGACGTCGGAGACGATCCTGATCGAGGACGGCATCCTCAAGGGCTATATGCAGGACCGGCTCAACGCGCGGCTGATGGGGGTCGAGCCGACCGGCAACGGGCGGCGGGAGAGCTTTGCGCATGCACCGATGCCGCGGATGACCAACACCTTCATGAAGGCAGGCAGGGACGATCCCGCCGAGTTGCTGAGCCGCGTGAAGAAAGGCATTTTCGCCAAGTCGTTCGGCGGCGGGCAGGTCGACATCGTCTCGGGCAAGTTCACCTTCTCGTGCACCGAGGCGTACCGGATCGAAGACGGCAAACTCGGCGCGCCGATCAAGGGCGCGACGCTGATCGGCGATGGGCCGAGCGTGCTGACCAAGGTGCTGGGCGTCGGCCACGACTTCGCGCTCGACGAAGGGATCGGCGTGTGCGGCAAGGGCGGGCAGAGCGTGCCCGCGGGTGTGGGACAGCCGACGCTGCTGATCGGCGGCCTGACGGTCGGCGGGACGGCCTAG
- a CDS encoding zinc-finger domain-containing protein: protein MRPPSELVRTSSARVACDGATDIPGGAALGHPRVWLQIDEHGYVDCGYCDRRFVLIGGPADGVDHTRLPDISEGGSPQ, encoded by the coding sequence ATGCGCCCGCCGTCCGAACTCGTCCGCACCTCCTCCGCCCGCGTCGCCTGCGATGGCGCGACCGATATTCCGGGCGGCGCGGCGCTCGGCCACCCGCGCGTGTGGTTGCAGATCGACGAGCATGGCTATGTCGATTGCGGCTATTGCGATCGCCGCTTCGTGCTGATCGGCGGGCCGGCGGATGGCGTCGATCATACCAGGCTGCCCGACATTTCCGAAGGCGGCAGCCCGCAATAG
- a CDS encoding ABC transporter ATP-binding protein: MTEAAISIRDLCKTYAGVKGGAPKRALDGVTFDVPRGSIFGLLGPNGAGKSTLINILAGLVNKTSGAASIWGFDIDEHPRNAKASIGIVNQEILFDPFFTPVETLEIQAGLYGVPKKERRSMELLRAVHLEDKANAYARTLSGGMKRRLMVAKAMVHTPPVLVLDEPTAGVDIELRQQLWTYVRSLNDAGVTVVLTTHYLEEAEELCDRIAIINHGRVIANSPTAELLGKAQEKIVAVTVDRDVAALPDNDCFGKVALKGTRTLEITYAKDRVNAGEVLGAIQRDGYGIVDVSTKEADLEDVFLNLTRAANAG, translated from the coding sequence ATGACCGAAGCAGCGATCTCGATCCGCGACCTGTGCAAGACCTACGCCGGGGTGAAGGGCGGTGCACCCAAGCGCGCGCTGGACGGCGTGACGTTCGATGTCCCGCGCGGCAGCATCTTCGGGCTGCTCGGCCCCAACGGGGCGGGCAAGTCGACGCTGATCAACATCCTCGCCGGGCTGGTCAACAAGACCAGCGGCGCGGCGTCGATCTGGGGCTTCGACATCGACGAACATCCGCGCAACGCCAAGGCGTCGATCGGGATCGTCAATCAGGAAATCCTGTTCGATCCGTTCTTCACGCCGGTCGAGACGCTGGAGATCCAGGCCGGGCTATATGGCGTGCCCAAGAAGGAGCGCCGCAGCATGGAACTGCTCCGTGCGGTGCATCTGGAAGACAAGGCGAACGCTTATGCGCGAACGCTGTCGGGCGGCATGAAGCGACGGCTGATGGTCGCCAAGGCGATGGTCCATACGCCACCGGTGCTGGTGCTCGACGAACCGACCGCGGGCGTCGACATCGAGCTGCGCCAGCAATTGTGGACCTATGTGCGCAGCCTCAACGACGCCGGGGTGACGGTGGTGCTGACCACCCATTATCTCGAAGAGGCCGAGGAATTGTGCGACCGGATCGCGATCATCAACCACGGCCGCGTGATCGCCAATTCGCCGACCGCCGAGCTGCTGGGCAAGGCGCAGGAGAAGATCGTCGCGGTGACGGTCGACCGCGACGTTGCGGCGCTGCCCGACAATGACTGTTTCGGGAAGGTCGCGCTGAAGGGCACGCGGACGCTCGAGATCACCTATGCCAAGGACCGCGTCAATGCGGGCGAGGTGCTGGGGGCGATCCAGCGCGACGGCTACGGGATCGTCGACGTTAGCACCAAGGAAGCCGATCTGGAGGACGTGTTCCTCAACCTGACGCGCGCGGCGAACGCGGGGTAG
- a CDS encoding CcdB family protein has protein sequence MAKFDVYPSPDGGYWLDCQSDTLSMLNSRFVVPLADRKHDLALADRRLNPEFEVDGEKVIMLTHFAAAVPARLLRSATTSLVDQEYAIGIALDMLISGF, from the coding sequence GTGGCGAAGTTTGACGTATATCCGTCACCGGACGGTGGATATTGGCTGGATTGTCAGTCCGACACGCTCTCGATGCTCAACAGCCGGTTCGTGGTGCCGCTCGCGGATCGGAAGCATGACCTTGCGCTTGCCGACCGCCGCCTGAACCCGGAGTTCGAGGTCGACGGCGAAAAGGTGATCATGCTGACCCATTTCGCGGCTGCCGTACCGGCACGCCTGCTGCGATCGGCGACGACCTCGCTCGTCGATCAGGAATATGCGATTGGCATCGCCCTCGATATGCTGATCTCGGGCTTCTAG
- a CDS encoding P-II family nitrogen regulator, translating into MKLVIAIIKPFKLDEVREALTTVGVAGMTVSEVKGFGRQKGQTEIYRGAEYSTNMVPKIKIEVVCASDIADRVVEAIQAAANTGAIGDGKIFVLDVGQAVRIRTGETDDTAL; encoded by the coding sequence ATGAAGCTGGTCATAGCCATCATCAAACCGTTCAAGCTCGACGAGGTGCGCGAAGCGCTCACCACCGTCGGCGTGGCCGGGATGACGGTGTCGGAGGTGAAGGGGTTCGGTCGCCAGAAGGGCCAGACCGAAATCTACCGCGGCGCCGAATACAGCACCAACATGGTGCCCAAGATCAAGATCGAGGTCGTGTGCGCCTCCGACATCGCCGACCGCGTGGTCGAGGCGATTCAGGCCGCCGCCAACACCGGCGCGATCGGCGACGGCAAGATCTTCGTGCTCGATGTCGGACAGGCGGTGCGCATCCGCACCGGCGAAACCGACGATACGGCATTGTGA
- a CDS encoding ammonium transporter: protein MTLSRKIAGGAGALAATLLTTAPAWAQAAAGPVRAPGAEAAAAMINKGDTSWLLISAALVLMMSIPGLALFYGGLVRTKNMLSVLMQVFMIVSVASLVWVCWGYSMAFTSGNAFVGGLSKAFLAGVGPTSVAATFSNNVYVPEYAFIAFQMTFACITPALIVGAFAERVKFTPLLIFVVLWLTIVYFPMAHMVWYWAGPDFLADAPTDAGLLYGWGALDFAGGTVVHINAGIAGLVGCLIIGKRHGYKSEPMPPHSLTMTMIGASLLWVGWFGFNAGSNLEANGGAALAFVNTFVATAAAAVAWAVIEQIIHKKPSLLGGVSGAVAGLVAITPAAGFAAPMTSIILGFVASAVCFFFVTTVKNKLGYDDTLDVFGVHCVGGIIGAIATGIVADPSLGGQGFIDYTKFPSVAGQYDMAAQVITQIKAVVLTLALSGGVSAVLFYGIKATMGLRPPLEVEVEGLDINEHGERAYNY, encoded by the coding sequence ATGACGCTTTCCAGAAAGATTGCGGGCGGCGCGGGGGCGCTGGCTGCCACGCTGCTCACCACCGCGCCGGCATGGGCGCAAGCCGCCGCCGGCCCGGTGCGCGCGCCTGGCGCCGAAGCCGCCGCGGCGATGATCAACAAGGGCGATACGTCGTGGCTGCTGATCTCGGCGGCGCTGGTGCTGATGATGTCGATCCCCGGCCTCGCGCTGTTCTACGGCGGGCTGGTGCGCACCAAGAACATGCTCAGCGTGCTGATGCAGGTGTTCATGATCGTCTCGGTCGCCAGCCTCGTCTGGGTGTGCTGGGGCTACAGCATGGCCTTCACCAGCGGTAACGCGTTCGTCGGCGGGCTGTCGAAGGCCTTCCTCGCCGGCGTCGGGCCGACCTCGGTCGCGGCGACCTTCTCGAACAACGTCTACGTGCCCGAATATGCGTTCATCGCCTTCCAGATGACCTTCGCGTGCATCACGCCCGCGCTGATCGTCGGTGCGTTCGCGGAGCGCGTGAAGTTCACCCCGCTGCTGATCTTCGTCGTGCTGTGGCTGACGATCGTCTATTTCCCGATGGCGCACATGGTCTGGTACTGGGCGGGTCCGGACTTCCTCGCCGACGCGCCGACCGACGCCGGCCTGCTGTACGGCTGGGGCGCGCTCGACTTCGCGGGTGGCACCGTGGTGCACATCAACGCGGGTATCGCTGGCCTGGTCGGCTGCCTGATCATCGGCAAGCGCCATGGCTACAAGTCGGAGCCGATGCCGCCGCACTCGCTGACCATGACCATGATCGGCGCCTCGCTGCTGTGGGTCGGCTGGTTCGGATTCAACGCCGGCTCCAACCTCGAAGCCAATGGCGGCGCGGCGCTCGCGTTCGTCAACACCTTCGTCGCCACCGCCGCCGCCGCGGTCGCCTGGGCGGTGATCGAGCAGATCATCCACAAGAAGCCGTCGCTGCTGGGCGGCGTGTCGGGGGCGGTCGCCGGCCTCGTCGCGATCACCCCGGCCGCGGGCTTTGCCGCACCGATGACATCGATCATCCTCGGCTTCGTCGCCAGCGCGGTATGCTTCTTCTTCGTCACCACGGTGAAGAACAAGCTCGGCTATGACGATACGCTCGACGTGTTCGGCGTGCACTGCGTCGGCGGGATCATCGGCGCGATCGCGACCGGGATCGTCGCCGACCCGTCGCTCGGGGGTCAGGGCTTCATCGACTATACGAAATTCCCGTCGGTCGCCGGCCAGTATGACATGGCCGCGCAGGTCATCACGCAGATCAAGGCGGTCGTGCTGACGCTGGCGCTCTCCGGCGGTGTGTCGGCAGTGCTCTTCTACGGCATCAAGGCGACGATGGGGCTGCGTCCCCCGCTCGAGGTCGAGGTCGAGGGTCTCGACATCAACGAGCATGGCGAGCGCGCCTATAATTACTGA
- a CDS encoding type II toxin-antitoxin system CcdA family antitoxin produces MTRIDDAHSFCTMKHDPIVSGKRKPVNLSLDTGVVAFAREHGLNLSQISEAALKKAASAERNRRWAEENREWIDANNKWVEENGLPLEKYRMF; encoded by the coding sequence TTGACGCGCATCGATGATGCGCATAGCTTCTGCACTATGAAGCACGATCCGATCGTCTCCGGCAAGCGAAAGCCGGTCAATCTCTCGCTCGACACGGGCGTGGTGGCGTTTGCCCGCGAGCATGGCCTGAACCTGTCGCAAATCAGCGAGGCTGCCTTGAAAAAGGCCGCCAGTGCCGAGCGTAATCGCCGCTGGGCGGAAGAGAACCGTGAGTGGATCGACGCGAACAACAAGTGGGTGGAGGAGAACGGCCTTCCGCTCGAAAAGTACCGGATGTTCTGA